A window of Limosilactobacillus sp. WILCCON 0051 genomic DNA:
ATAAGAAGGCCTGTTAAATGAACGTAACTAAAATTATAGAGATTGCCATAGCATTAGTTGCTTTGGTTCTCTATCTCTTGATGGTCTCTAAAGCAGCCAAGCTAGGAGCTGCTCTTGGAAAAGATCAAGCAATCAAAGATTATTTTCTCGATACCCCGAGAAAAAGTCAATCGCCATATAAGCTGGGAACAGGAGGATTAACCATGTGGGAAGTCATTGAAGTTTATCTGTTGGAACAGAATATGAAGCCGATTGAGTTGGCTGAAAAAGCAGGCATCTCAACCGGAACGCTCAGTGATTTAAAGTCAGGTCGGTTGAAAAATCCATCGTTCAAGCTGCTGGAAAAAATCGCTGACGTGCTGAATATCGATATGAATGAGTTCCGCGGATTGAGTTGAAAATTGGCAGGCCGGTCGGTAACGGCTGGTCTGTTTTTTAAATAAAAAAGTCGGCAATTAAGCCGACTTAGAATCAATATTTAGTTTTGCTAAATTGTGATAATGCACATTTCATATCTTTCCCAATTTTATTCCAATCTGAAGATGGAAAATTATCAGGAGATTTTGATTTATCACTTTTACCAACGATTAGGAATGTGAGTGAGATGCTAGTGACGATCTTGTTAATTAAATTGACGAATTTCAATTTTGATGCCCTCACGTTGTATTTTCTGTTAGGCATTATCGTAAAGCTAAAGATACTAAATTGCAATTACAATCCGATGATTTTTTACGTGGCGAAACTTTGAAAAAATCAAAATCTATTTAGAATTTCAGTCATAAGCCATGTAATAAGTGCCATTACATGGTGTAACAAATAAGTAACTACAGCGTATCAATAGCCTATACAGGCGAGAAAATTGGCACTACTGCCCGGATCCCCGCCACTGGTGGGCCGCCGACTAGTCGGTGGTAGATCCCCCTTATGCTCTTTAAAATTTGTTTTTGATGGGTATATTTCAGCTATATCTTTACCAATGTAGGTAGAAGGAGTGAATCATGACAACTTCAAAAATCGCGATAAAAATCGATGCAAAAATCTACGAAAAAATTTCGATCGAGGCCAAACAAAATCATCTTAATAAAACTGAGATGCTGGAATCTATTGTGGAGGATTATTTTCGCAATAAAGTAATTGAAGCGGGAAACTCGGAATTAAAATCAATGATTCGAGAGTACAACGATAACCTCGCATCAATTTCAGAAAATCTGAAAAAGCTGGCTGGCGATTCGGAAACGACTAAGAATTACATACGTATGTTTTTTGAGGAGCTAACTGGCGTATATGATCCAGATGACCTTGATGGCAATGATTTCAAAAATTAAAGGAGTGAGATTGATGGATCTTCAAAATCATTTTTCAATTCGGCTATATGACAAGACGGTAGCTAACCTTAATTATTTGTTGGCGCAATGGAATGCAAAACCATTTTTGATTAAACGAATGCCAGATAATCGTAGTGCCTTGATCAATATGCTACTGACTGACTACTCAAACTATTTAATAGAAGAACAACGGCAGGACAAAAAGAAAAGCTACGATCAAATTGCAGCTGAACTTAATCACTCAAGATCAGAACGAGAGACAATTGAAAAATTGCATCGTGAAAACGAGAAGCTGCACAAGGATAATATGCAATTGCTCAATCGATTGAATGAACTTTATTATCTCGAAATGATTGCAACGAAAGTTTTAGTTGAAACTGGCGGCTTAAATGATCTTGAGTCGATGTTTGAGTTTGGCAGTACCGAGTACAAAACTCATCAGGCTTTGCAGCAGCTGGTTGATGAAGATAATAAGCGACTGTTTGCTAAAACTAAGAATCAAAAAGGGTGATCAGAATGCGAGTAAAAAACAATCAGGATTTCTATCGGGCGCTGCATGCTTTGGAAGAAGATCCAAAGTGGTTTACGCATGTAGGACAAGAGAGCGGATTGGATCAGTACATTGACGATGGCGATCCGCAAACGGACGTTAAAACAGTTTTAGAGGATCGAAAACGACTAAAAAAAGTCCGCAAGATGCTGCAGGTTAATCCGCAAGCATGGCGTACTGGCAGCAAGCGCGATACGGTCCGCTTGATCGTAACGTACTATGCTCGGTTCGGTTTGAGCTACAAAGATATGTCGGGGATTTTACATATTCCGGTCAGCACGCTTCGGCATGGTTATCCGCCATTTAAAAAAGACGAGGTGATCAATTCTGACTTGCGCGTTGAGCTAAAGGATAAGTTTGGCAAGCACGTTCGACTGTAAAAAAAGAGGTGAACAGTTTGTATATGACCAAAGAAGGTGAGCAGTCGCCGGATATCATCTATACGCAGACGTTTCACGTGGCACAGGCAAAATATCTCGGCTATACGGAACGGAAGGAAGCCATTAATCCGGAGAAAGATTTTGAGCTGGAAAACAATCCATATGCTGATCAGATTCAAAAGGATCCTGATGAAAAATTCGCCGGCTACATTGGGTATACGGATCGGCAGGCCGCTACCAAACTTGAGCGGGGCGTTGACAAGAATCGCTATCCGACTTTCACGAAAGATAGCCTCAACATTGACAATCACCAGCACCAGGAACTGATCGATAATCTCAATCTGGCGCAGAAAAATAAGACTATGCTCTGGGCCGGCGTGATCTCGTTCAGTCCGGAATTTATTCGCGAGGCGGGGCTGTATGACGAGAAAACCAAAACGGTTGATCAGCGGGCAATCAAGCTGGCGGTTCAAAAAGCCATGCCTGGTTTTTTGGCGCAAGAAGAGCTGAACAATTCAGAAACTTTCTGGTGGGGCGACGTGCACTTAAATACGGATCACGTCCACGTACACCTGGCCATTAGTCAGCGACAGAATACGCGTGAGATGAAAAATAGAGAGCCGGTTGGCATGTTCCATACCAAGTCGCTGCGCCGGCTTAAATCTGATGTTCACCATGAGCTGGCACGATCAATCAATCGTGAGCGCGACGTAGAATTGGACAAAGAGATTGATCATCTGCGGAAGGATCTGGTGGAGAACGTGCAGTGGCTGGTGCGGCACGATGCGGATCAGCAACAGCAGCTGCAGAATATCTATTGGTCGCTGCCTCAGTATCGCGACAAACGCAAATGGCGGGCTAGCAACCATAGCAAAGTCTTTCATGAGTCGCATGAGCTGACGGATAAATTGGTTGATAATTTTTTAAACGATCAGCTGCATGATTCCTATCAGCAATTTAAAGCAGCCGTACACGAAAAAGATACTCGCAGCCGAAAAAAATACGGTCAGCATATCAAAGATACAGAAAAAAAGCGCGATAAAGCTTTGCGAGAATTTCTGGCCAACCGGGTGTATGACTATCTGCGTGAAGTCGATGAGCAGCAAAACGGTCAGCAGACACTGGAAAAAATTGCCGCGCAAGGCGTTGATGAAAATCTTAAGCAGATTGAGTTGGAAAAGCAGCGACTCAGCATGCCGAAGCCATCGTCAAATGAAGCTAAAGCCCTAAAGAAACGTCTAGGACTGCGTCGTCTCTATCTGCGTCAGGTTAATCTGGATGCACGGGCAAATGTCATTGACAATCAGATTGCCAAACTAAAAAAGCTGCACGACAAATCGCCAGCCAATGAGTATTTTTTAAACGTGTTGAAGGAGCAGCGGGAACTGGTTACGCTCAAAAAACTGCCAAAATTTGAGCGGGCTAAGCAGGGAATGACCAAGCGCTATCGAGAGCTTTCAAAACGCTATGTCAACGTGGTCAAACTGCCGATTCAGGCAGCCAGTCCGGAAGTTGTCAGTGAAAGAGTTGATCAGCTAGGCAAAGAGTTAGGCGTTATGCTCAAGTATCCAGATTCGCCGACTGTACAGATGATGCTGCCGAATCCTGGCAGTCCCTATGGCTTACAGAATGCGGTCTATTATTATCAGATGCAGCAGCAGGTATTGAAGCTGAAAGGGCAGATCTACGAGAACAACCGGCAGTATAAAGACGATTTTGCCAAACGGAACGCAATGAATCGGCCGCTGTTCCAGCGATTAAAAAAGAGCTATGCGATGCTTGAGAATGGTGAACGACTAGATCAAATGATTCAACATCGGCAGGAGTTTCTGGAGCGGACGCAAAAGCAGGCGCAAGAAAGATATCAGACACACCGCGGCAGTCTGCGACTATTGTCTAATCTGGATCGCCTGATGAGCGGACTCCGACGTGACGGTAGAGCAGAGATGAATGCCATGCGCAAGCACTTGGACGATGATGATGAGATTGAGCGTGCTGATCGAGAAGAAGAACGTGAGACGCGTGAGATTTGAAAAAAGGAGTTTTAAATGAAAAATCCAATTACTTTATCTGATTTTGTCAGTTCTCAAAACGACTTAGAAACGTTTGCTCAAATTGCAACGCGTTTCGTTGACCTGGACGGCAATGAGATCTATTTAACGTTTGAAGACGGCTGGTACAATGATTATGCAATTTGTTATAACGACTTGCTTGATGCCGGACTTGAAGTAACGGTTTTGGCTGATTTTGCCGAACGCTATCAGACCCACGCGATGAGCGAAGATGGTGAGATCGTACTGAAAAGCAAGGATCCAGCAAAACTGCTGCAGACGATTATAGCCGTGTATTTTTGGATTGGTGAACAAGAATACCCAGTGCGGGGATAGAGATGATTAGCAAAGCGTTTGGATGTACAAACGCCCTACAGGCAGCTAGGCAATTAGCCTTTACTGTATGCAGGGTGTTTTTTATTCTTGAATATGTGAGTATATACTAATGGCGTAGGTTATGTGAATTTTGCAATTATTCATGGAGGCATAGTTATGAAACAAACACCTAAGCTAGAAAAATCGCTTGTAATAAAGCCTAAAAAAGAAAAAAGTCGTTTAAAACAGATGTTTAATGGGTATGATACTAATAAACCATATCCATTTGAAGTCGTCGATAAGGGTAATTCTGTGACTGAGAAGCATCTGTCATTTCCGTGCAGACAAAAGTAAGCCCTGCTATAATACTAATAGAAAAAGCAAGGCCGCTTTAAAGACGGTAGCTTTAGGACCTCAAGCTGTTTAACGCCGTTCGTACCCTCTGCTAAAATTTACGAACGGCTTTTATTATTTTTTAATCATGAGTAAACAAGAAAAAAGTATCGAAAGAGTATTAAGATTGCATTGATTACAGGGGCAATTGCTTGGGCAATTTATGGAGTGGTTCGTATATGGTTAGGATAAAGTCGGTCGTCGGATTTTCCGACGGCCGTTTTTGTTTGGCGAGACTTGCATAAATCCTTATTCTGACGATGATTAAAATCAGACTTTAGATGGGGGCCTCTTTGCTTATGGAAGAAAATTACGATCTGGGCCTGATTACCAGCCTGGAGCATGGCGTGGCCAAAGGGATCATATTAGGCACGCAGGAGCCGTTTGCGATAAAGATCAAGACCGATGCGGCGGATTCCCTGATGCAGTATATGGTAGTGGCCATTAATCCAGACCATACTGATTTTATTTATCAATAATAAGGAGAGTGATAGATTATGTCTGCAAATGTTAGACGACAACCGATCAGCCAGGAATACTTTGAAGAAAAAATGCTTGATTTTTACGAAAACTGTAACGTCAGCCGGCCATTGGCGATGAAGATTCTAGCTTTCTGCAAGGAGATGATTCCGCTGATGCTGATGGGAACGCCAGAGACGGTTGCACGCGTCTGTTATCGAGAATATACTGGCGAAAAGCTGTAGGGGGCGGTTAAGGTGCCCTATGTTTTGATGTATCAAGCGCGCAGCAAACAGCGCTGGTATTGGACGATTGATCAGAAATTTACTTCAAAAAAGAACCACGAGTTTGTGATCTGGGAGTCCTTGACCGGCCTGTATCATGACTTTGACAATCTGAAACAGGATTATCCAACGCGGTTTCGATTCAAACGGTCAGATAGCTTTTTTGCTTTTGACTTACAGGATCGGGAAACGTTGCCCTTGGCTACGATTGCGGAAAAATATCCGGAGGTGCAGGAAAGTTCTGCCCGCTACGTGATTACGGTCATGCGAAATAGCGAAATGTATTATTTTCGCAAGTCCACCAAGAAATTTGAGCAGACCGACGCGAAAGCATCAGTTTGGCAGGAATTGGCCGCACCGGTTGAGTTGGCTCAGAAGATGGCTAAAAGCAAAACGATCTGGGCACACAATAAAAAATGTGATCCAGAAACGCTGCGCATTTTTGATCTGGCCAGCGATGAGTTCGTCTGGGAGCCTTCCAAAGAAAATCTGGTGACAGAGCCAAGCTACGTACCATTGTTTCAGACAATTGAAAAGCGCATTGACGCTCATCTGCAGAATCGTTCGCGAATCAGTACCGATGCCGCAGTAAGGCACAATACGCCGACAATCGACTGTGATCTTTGCGAAATGCTGGCGGCAGTTGGTGTTCTGGTACAGGGACTGGCTAAGAAAACTGCGGTTGACCGATTGCTTAATGCCTATGAGAAGAGCATTCTTCAAGACTTCCTGCACACGATTGAACTGACGGATCTTGACCAGCTTGATCAATCAGCGTTCTTGGCCGCTTTTCAAGCATCGCGCCTGGAGCGGCGAAAGGTCAAGGATCTTAGCATCTTTTTAACAGCGCTGGCAGAGTCGTTTGACGTGAAAAAGTTCCTGAATATTCTGCAGAGCAATCCATCATACGGCAACAGCTATTCCTTCAAGGATAAGGAAACAGCTGACAAAATCAGCAGTTTAATTAGAAAGTAATAATTCTAGCTTGCTGGCTAGAATTTTTTTATTAAGAAAAAGTATCATAAATTATATTCATGGTATTGAAAATTATACTTCAAGTGTTATAATTAAAACATAAAAGATAGGAGGAAAGGCATGGATGATTACGAAAAAGCACGCGCGGTCGTGCTTGACAAGAATAATAGCTTTGCTGAGTTGAGCAAGTGGTCTGGAATGTCAATCCCACGACTTAAGCAGTTTCGGGCAGACCCCGAAAAATTAAAGACCGCAAAATGGATTGCGGTTCATAAATTGGCGGAAATGTATAAGGAGGAAAACAAAATGAACGCTACCATTAAAAACTTGGTCGAAGAAAAAATCGATCGTCATATCACTACCGTCTATGATGGTAATGTGGTGATTAAGAAAGATTCGGTCGATGTTAAGAATGGCCGAATCCGTTTCTGGGAGCTGGGCGATGTGACCAGCTGGATTGATCTGGCTGATATCAACTGCACCGAAGACGAGGCGCGCGAATTAGTTAAGAACGTCGTGATGAACGCGCTGTTTGCAATCAGTGACAAGCCAGTGACCACTGACTTTAATGTGAAATAGGAGGCGATGATGATTAAAACCAGACTATAGAAAAGCGGCTGTTCAACGGCCGCTTTTTGCCTATTGATCATGCTGAGTTAGCCACTTGGTCATGTTGACCGTGACCCAGGTAACCAACTGATTATCTTTCAGTTTCCACAACTTAGGATCTTGTACCGCTGGATAATCGATACCATCTAGCATGGTTGCCATTGCGTCTTCCGCATGGGTAAGGGCTTCAGTAAGGTTTTTGCCGTCAGTAACCATACCCGGAATATTTGGCGAGGTTACGACGTAATAATGTCCATCATCGGTATATTCAGTCAATATTACTGGATAGTTCAAAATATCTTGTTTCATAATGCACTCCTTTATCTTTCCGTGATTATATCTCGAATTTCTGTTAAAATAAAAATAACGCAACTGTGAAGTCGCGTTATCAGGTTTATTTATTTACAAGAGGCGATCGGCTATTATTCAAAAAAGTAGTCGATTGCCTTTTTGTGTTCCTTGCGGCCTTTCCAGGCGTAGTACAGATAGGCAACCAAAGTGAAAATGAGTACAGCTGCCAGATCATACTTGTGATCGGCTAGTGTTACTCCTAGCAGAATTGACAAAAACGTAATGGTAAAATGGTCAGTCATAATTATATCCCCTTAGACGTTTATTTTATATAGAAAATGTTCACTACTATGAACGTTTTCTATATTTTTATTATACTATCATTAGTGCAAAAATCAATATATTTGAATAATATTATTGAAAAATGTTCACTATACTGTACAATAATAATAAAAAGTAAGAGGGGCATAGATCATGATTTTTAATCGCTTGAAGATGCTGCTGAGCGAACGTGAGCTGAGCATTACACAAGTAGCTAAAGATACCGGCTTATCACGGACAACCTTAACCTATATGATACAAAACAACTCTAAGGGCATTCAGCTGGCCACGCTAAACCAGCTGTGCCAGTACCTGCATGTGCAGCCAAAGGATTTGCTGGAATACTACCCGTTTGACTTGCACTGCGAATTTAACAGAGATCAAGACAAGGTTACTGTTGCCGCAGCGATTCTGGAAAATGGCCAGGTTATTCAATCCGCACAAATTTCAGGAAAGATTACTAATATTACTTGTCGGATTGCTTATTCTGATCTGGAACTTCATTTTGCCAACTATTTTAGTCAATTATCTGTCTTCGCCAAGACGTTGATGAAAAATGATTTTGTGGCGTTAGCAGGTAAAGAGCTTGGCTGCTCTATTGAATTGAGGTGAGCAAATGTTAATCTTACGTGGCCACTTTACTGCAGCCGAACTAGCAAAAGCTTTTGATGTTTCTGAATCTGAAGTTAGAAAGGTTGCTGGTGATAAAATTCCATTTAAACTAATTGGCCAGACGCGCAAGGCAGTATTGGGAGAAGGAGTCTCTGAATATATCGGCAACAACTTCACGGTTCCTGAGTGCTGTCGGTTATTGGGCAGATCGCTATCTGATGATCCAAAGGGTGCCTTTTTAGGTATTACCATTTATGGTGATCCAAAAGGAGATCATGTAATTCCACTTGAAGATGTGATTCATGGCTACAATCTATATCTTAATGATATTGATGACGGATATTGGGACTGATCGTGATTAAACTTGTTTAATGGCTATAATTGTCAATTAAGGGGGTGACTATAATGTTAAGCATATATGATTTAAATAATCAGGTGATGCTAAAGGATTCTGATTTTTTTAGCTTAACGAATGGCTTTGATACTTTTAGTGGCGTATCTTTCGTAAGCTCCTTCAAGATCCTGGAAAAAGAGCTGTTGCCACGATTTAAAAATATTAAGCTAATTTTAGGTATGGAAGATCAGAAGACCGGCCAAAGTCTAAACCAACTTTTTGATATTTCTCGTCGAGTTAAGGAAATTAAGAATGCCAGTGACGAATTCATGAAACGGATTTCTGATGGTACGCTTCAGCTTCATTTTACAAAAGATCACTTATTCCATAGTAAATACTTTATTTTAGAGAATGAAAATAAATTTGCTATTTTTAATGGGTCAATGAATCTAACCAATAAGGCGATACACGATAATTATGAAATGCTTTGGCTGTACCGGGGAGATAAGAATAATAGTGCTGACTTTTCGATTTATAAGGATCATAAAAACCTTTTTAAGCACAATTTTACTTTTGATAGTACAGAGTACATAGATCGAAAGATTATTAAACAGTTAGGCAGTAAAACAACTTATGCTGAAATTACAGCAGTTGTTACAAATGATGTAATTGATAAACTCGGCGATAAAACAGTTGTCGTTAGTCCCTCGGCAGTTAAGCAGCTGGTTAGCAGTAAAATTGATGGCGAAAGCAATCTCTTGATGAAACGTGAAACCGTAGAGATATTGAAGAATACCTACACAAAAAACGGAAACCTAAAACGTAATTTAGACCAGGTAAAATCAAGCATTAAAAAAGTTACCTACCAAACATTAAATAAAACAGTTACTAAAGAAATGAAGGCCAGTGACTTATATCCAAAACCGATGTGGGCATATGATCACGATCAGATTATGGTAAAAGATGATGGCGATGAATTATTTCACCCGCTAACAATTAATAGTGATCTAGTTACTAGAGATGACGTTGAAACCTTTATTGACATTATTAGAAGCTTTAAATTAAACAAGGAACATGATGAAAGT
This region includes:
- a CDS encoding helix-turn-helix transcriptional regulator, with protein sequence MNVTKIIEIAIALVALVLYLLMVSKAAKLGAALGKDQAIKDYFLDTPRKSQSPYKLGTGGLTMWEVIEVYLLEQNMKPIELAEKAGISTGTLSDLKSGRLKNPSFKLLEKIADVLNIDMNEFRGLS
- the mobL gene encoding relaxase MobL, which encodes MTKEGEQSPDIIYTQTFHVAQAKYLGYTERKEAINPEKDFELENNPYADQIQKDPDEKFAGYIGYTDRQAATKLERGVDKNRYPTFTKDSLNIDNHQHQELIDNLNLAQKNKTMLWAGVISFSPEFIREAGLYDEKTKTVDQRAIKLAVQKAMPGFLAQEELNNSETFWWGDVHLNTDHVHVHLAISQRQNTREMKNREPVGMFHTKSLRRLKSDVHHELARSINRERDVELDKEIDHLRKDLVENVQWLVRHDADQQQQLQNIYWSLPQYRDKRKWRASNHSKVFHESHELTDKLVDNFLNDQLHDSYQQFKAAVHEKDTRSRKKYGQHIKDTEKKRDKALREFLANRVYDYLREVDEQQNGQQTLEKIAAQGVDENLKQIELEKQRLSMPKPSSNEAKALKKRLGLRRLYLRQVNLDARANVIDNQIAKLKKLHDKSPANEYFLNVLKEQRELVTLKKLPKFERAKQGMTKRYRELSKRYVNVVKLPIQAASPEVVSERVDQLGKELGVMLKYPDSPTVQMMLPNPGSPYGLQNAVYYYQMQQQVLKLKGQIYENNRQYKDDFAKRNAMNRPLFQRLKKSYAMLENGERLDQMIQHRQEFLERTQKQAQERYQTHRGSLRLLSNLDRLMSGLRRDGRAEMNAMRKHLDDDDEIERADREEERETREI
- a CDS encoding helix-turn-helix transcriptional regulator; translated protein: MIFNRLKMLLSERELSITQVAKDTGLSRTTLTYMIQNNSKGIQLATLNQLCQYLHVQPKDLLEYYPFDLHCEFNRDQDKVTVAAAILENGQVIQSAQISGKITNITCRIAYSDLELHFANYFSQLSVFAKTLMKNDFVALAGKELGCSIELR